In the Lepisosteus oculatus isolate fLepOcu1 chromosome 6, fLepOcu1.hap2, whole genome shotgun sequence genome, one interval contains:
- the ppp1r17 gene encoding protein phosphatase 1 regulatory subunit 17 yields MSTEYVRPTPKATDNRLNGQDQFYPLSDLSEELIDDCEMDVGKTQSEKHLDTQQHEQEHKKPRRKDTPVLYIPPLIPGVKLMKEEKRVIYMEEEETEGKN; encoded by the exons ATGTCCACTGAGTATGTGAGACCCACACCCAAGGCTACAGATAACAGACTGAATGGCCAGGATCAGTTCT ATCCCCTGTCAGACCTTTCGGAAGAGCTGATAGATGACTGTGAGATGGATGTAGGAAAAACACAGAGTGAAAAGCACCTGGACACCCAGCAGCATGAACAGGAGCACAAAAAACCGCGGAGGAAAGACACACCTGTTCTTTACATCCCACCCTTAATCCCAG gtGTGAAACTGATGAAAGAAGAGAAACGCGTCATTTATATGGaagaagaagaaacagaagGAAAGAATTAG